A genomic segment from Vanessa cardui chromosome 30, ilVanCard2.1, whole genome shotgun sequence encodes:
- the LOC124542129 gene encoding uncharacterized protein LOC124542129, which produces MIREIYFNYILLSIFLLKTKCVPIKTNSSKIAGKYDIDAHLNFEHVRNICSNSVPICKSNDSNICATRVISDKMEYRDFENSCFLFINNMCHNYGKEFSIITTGRCSDYFKYRRNNIIIQPFFLVTKKPVIRSETTMSALYEIDTAFDFHICPLSCPNVYSPVCVGVNRGHGLYYKFYTFVNHCSGDLYYCKNWREFSPPPDEEEMVKSSPLSWSYCAANRYIQFARFTEMTSSMGHYGWLAGDHKPTHIVEPHERIPGYG; this is translated from the exons ATGATtcgtgaaatatatttcaattatattttgctttctatttttttattaaaaacaaagtgcGTTCCAATTAAAACGAATTCGTCCAAAATAGCGGGAAAATATGACATTGATGctcatttgaatttcgaacatgTCAGAAATATTTGCTCGAATAGTGTTCCGATTTGTAAAAGCAACGACTCGAATATTTGTGCCACGAGAGTTATTAGTGACAAAATGGAATACAGAGATTTTGAAAACTCctgttttttattcataaataacatgtGTCATAATTATGGTAAAG AGTTTTCAATTATTACAACTGGCCGATGTTctgattatttcaaatatagaagaA acaacattattatacAGCCATTTTTTTTAGTGACAAAGAAACCAGTAATACGTTCGGAAACGACAATGAGCGCTCTATATGAAATAGACACGGCGTTTGATTTTCACATCTGTCCACTGTCTTGTCCCAATGTCTACAGCCCCGTGTGTGTTGGCGTCAACCGTGGTCACGGATTGTATTACAAATTCTACACGTTCGTTAACCACTGTTCCGGTGATTTGTATTACTGTAAGAATTGGAGAG AATTCAGCCCACCTCCCGATGAAGAAGAAATGGTGAAAAGTTCTCCATTGAGCTGGTCGTATTGCGCAGCAAATAG ATACATTCAATTCGCAAGGTTCACAGAAATGACGTCATCAATGGGCCACTATGGATGGCTGGCTGGTGATCACAA acCAACTCACATTGTGGAGCCGCATGAACGAATACCAGGTTATGGATAA
- the LOC124542261 gene encoding uncharacterized protein LOC124542261 → MKNTLKDLRDSINLNIINSNRSKRECFKMSRPALRKPKFSKESDKKNVVDQQFIILTLKSGMKLVVSSDSFHGILMIGKTYRCVFCDVEIETAAFKEQHKNLVGHKKLLNKFPYVAELSENLIRQINKIDCYCTICNVTTGSVSVMLHIRTDEHINELNRAILRADTYKPLDVNNNVA, encoded by the exons atgaaaaataccCTCAAAGATTTAAGAGAttctataaatttgaatataatcaaCAGTAACAGATCTAAACGGGAATGCTTCAAGATGTCTAGACCAGCTTTACGAAAACCTAAATTTTCAAAAGAATCGGATAAGAAGAATGTTGTTGatcaacaatttataatattaacattaaaaagtgGAATGAAACTAGTGGTATCCTCCGACAGTTTCCACGGAATTCTCATGATAGGAAAGACATATCGCTGCGTGTTTTGTGACGTGGAAATAGAGACTGCGGCCTTCAAGGAACAGCATAAGAATTTAGTTGGACACAAAAAGCTATTAAACAAATTTCCATACGTCGCAGAGCTTTCCGAAAATTTAATAAGACAG ATAAACAAAATAGATTGTTATTGCACAATTTGCAATGTAACAACGGGATCTGTATCAGTAATGCTTCATATTAGGACAGACGAACATATTAATGAACTAAACAGAGCTATTTTAAGAGCTGACACTTATAAACCTCTAGATGTAAACAATAATGTTgcataa
- the LOC124542217 gene encoding gastrula zinc finger protein XlCGF49.1-like → MEEKINEAPVFIEVAENLNSDDVEYTTVATKRIQCPECSRYTAENEEQLIRHIRKIHRGENPFQCAMCDYSTCNKVLFEEHVRIHQGIKPYKCSFCPHTNVSKKNLKKHELIHRPDNPLKCPNCTYIAKHRRGLACHKRKCHVADKDVTKCGTCDKVFDDKEALSVHKKTQKKCDECNHKTCTKTLLTVHKIMDHGKPDKRYKKAKSDTFKCALCDWSSNSKPRILLHLIHHPNQSVNEKVIDISILRTHGIMA, encoded by the exons ATGGAGGAAAAGATAAATGAGGCACCAGTATTCATAGAAGTGGCGGAGAATTTGAACAGCGATGATGTTGAATACACAACAGTTGCAACAAA acgTATTCAGTGCCCCGAATGCAGTCGATACACAGCCGAAAATGAAGAACAGCTAATCCGACACATAAGAAAGATACACAGAGGAGAGAATCCGTTCCAATGTGCGATGTGCGATTACAGCACGTGTAATAAGGTGCTATTTGAAGAGCACGTGAGGATACACCAGGGCATAAAGCCCTACAAGTGCTCATTCTGCCCCCACACGAACGTATCCAAGAAGAATCTGAAGAAGCACGAACTGATCCATCGTCCAGATAACCCGCTGAAGTGTCCAAATTGCACCTACATCGCGAAACACAGACGCGGTCTCGCGTGTCACAAGAGGAAGTGTCACGTTGCGGATAAGGATGTGACGAAATGCGGGACATGTGATAAAGTGTTCGATGATAAGGAGGCGTTGAGCGTCCACAAGAAGACTCAGAAGAAGTGTGACGAATGCAACCATAAAACCTGCACGAAAACATTATTGACTGTTCACAAGATTATGGATCATGGAAAGCCAGATAAGAGATATAAGAAGGCAAAGAGTGATACGTTCAAATGCGCCCTCTGTGATTGGTCATCTAACAGCAAGCCCAGGATTCTCTTGCATCTAATTCACCACCCAAACCAATCCGTCAATGAGAAGGTCATAGATATATCCATATTAAGGACTCATGGTATCATGGCgtga
- the LOC124542168 gene encoding protein LLP homolog, protein MAKSIRSKWKRKCRAIKRERYAVKELARLKKMLGIKEEEKVTENEVMESDQVIFLDAGKIGKKKKEEKPPEEEEDVEMSSDDEKVEVDADNGKKRIFSTKTLKDQNGQYPVWLHKRKVAKLTQSKKGLKKKSKKRRR, encoded by the coding sequence ATGGCGAAGTCAATCAGAAGCAAATGGAAGAGGAAATGCAGGGCAATAAAGCGAGAACGATATGCAGTAAAAGAACTGGCCCGTTTAAAGAAAATGTTAGGCATTAAGGAAGAAGAAAAAGTTACCGAAAATGAGGTTATGGAGTCTGACCAAGTAATATTCTTGGATGCAGGAAAAATAGGCAAAAAGAAGAAAGAGGAGAAACCACCAGAAGAGGAAGAGGACGTTGAAATGAGTTCAGATGATGAGAAAGTTGAGGTCGACGCTGATAACGGTAAAAAAAGGATCTTCAGTACGAAAACATTAAAAGACCAAAACGGCCAGTATCCTGTTTGGCTGCACAAGCGTAAAGTTGCGAAATTGACACAATCTAAAAAGGGCTTAAAGAAGAAATCTAAGAAACGTCGACGGTAG